In Benincasa hispida cultivar B227 unplaced genomic scaffold, ASM972705v1 Contig193, whole genome shotgun sequence, the genomic stretch ATTCATTTCTATAAGAGCGGAAATGCACGTGTCTAAGCTGGCTTGActctatttatataaatatatataacttaATAATCAAATATTATTGCATTAATTACCTCGTGTATATTTGTTTTACATCATCGTCTTTTTCAATTAccaaatgttataatatttcaCTACAAATACATGCATAAGATCATTTTCTTCAAGTTACCAAATACTCTAATATTTCACTATAAATACATGCGTAAGCCTACGAAGAAAGACACTGTCCAGAAATAGTTCTCTCTTGCGTATTCATCCCATCCTTCCCTTTTCCTCTATTCtcaattctttcattttataaatCGTCCCTTGCTATGGAGAAGAACACCAACACCAATGCCAATGCCAATGCCAATACGAATACGGTTTCGGAGACTTCTCCCGACCAACACCATGACGGAGAAAGGACTCCGATAACGGCAACTTCTCCACTACCACCTGCTCGCAACGATAACGTTAATAACCCAACTCCCACCGTCGTCATCGAACTCTCGTCCTCCATAGTAGTGGCCGCCCCAGAAAGTGCTACAACAGGCGACTCCAGACGACGCCAGATTGTAGATGCCACCCTGCTTGACGTTGAAACGTCGTCACATGAGTACATCGGAGGTAGTTCCAACATCGAGCAGGGGAAAAAGCGAGGGAAAGGAGATGGGGAAGAGCAGCAGCAGCAGGTGCGAGTTGCAAAGAAAAAGGGAGAGCTAACGGAGGTTCCAAAAGGTGAGCCAAAATGTGCGACTTGTAACAAAGTTTTCAAATCGTGGAAAGCACTTTTTGGACACTTGAGGTCTCACCCAGAACGAACCTACCGTGGGGCTCTTCCACCGCCAACCGCTGCGGAACTCGACATTCACCAGCAGCTCGCTTCCACTTTGCTCACAGTGGCTCAACAAGTGGCAGCTTCCAGAAGAGGGCTGGATATTGATCTCAACCAACCCTCCACGGCTGACGATGGTGACTTGCCAGAGAAGACCGGCGGTGTCGGGTTCGATTTGAACATCAAGCCGCCGTCGGATAGTGACGACGAGAAGTGAATAGTGGCGGAGCGGATGTATATAATAATACCTAGCAATAACATCAacacatatttatataattatatgaataaatgGATCCAATTTTTTGTGCTACCATTTCAAAGTTTCTTCATTTTCGCGCCTTCGTATTTTGTTTCTCATGCATGCATGTTGAGAATATTGAACTGACAGCGTCTGCATTTGGAAAACAATCTCTCAATCTCTCactatattaataaattaactaaAAACATACACCCATATAAATAAGTTTATTATGGCTAGATCTATGAAAAAATACATCTTCAtaacattttatatttaataaaaaatactttgaaCATAAACCTATAACGGCAAAAActtgattatattttcaatcttttgaaCTCTAAGTTTCAATCCTCCTACCTTTTAAGaacattatatttttatttgtatatGCAATCGgaaagaaattaagaaaaagGATTATACATTACAatactttgaaattttaatatgacgaaaaaaattgataatattatttaagttagtttattggtttttattcAAAGTTCAAATGTGTTTCGATCGTGCCAACTTAAGTAATATGACTAGTTAAGTAGTTATCACTTCAACCAAACgattaaaaagaatttttttttatagagatataaaatataaaaagaaaattaaaaaaggaaaaactcaCATATATAATTGGCGATTATAAGCTCTATCAATCATTAAGAAGTTTCTCTGTCTTCCAACGATGAAATGGGAGACGAGGGCCACTCTCAACTCTTAATTCTTCACGTTTATGTTTTGTGAGTGACGAATATTAACATCGGCACGCCACTTCTTATATAATGGGTGTGACGAATATTAACATCGGCACGTCACTTCTTATGTAATGGGTGACTCAAATTTTTATAAGGTAGTCTAATTAATATTAATCTTGAAGATTTCTTTAATCAAATCTGCCATTTAGATTTGACATTGCTATATGAAGAAATACACATTGAATTCTAACAACTAAATTTTGTTCAATCCTTAGACAATATTAGTTGGAATttgaatataataaaaaatctaattCAAACGTTGAAAACTATATATGGTAAATTTTATTGGGTTGGTTTAATAGTAGTTTTTACATTGTTTCTCACTCATTATTCAAACATATGTATGGACATCGATTAAGTATATATAGCTTCATGGCTAAAGAGAAAAATACATAATATATAATTGGTGAATTTGTAGGTTCAATTCATACGAAACAATGCATGCCAATAAGAAAGTTTGTCATAGTCAAATATTACTCTAGGCCTAAATATATATTAGGATAAAGTAATTAGATGTGACTCCCTcgtttctaatatatatataatctttatTTGCAATAGAGAAGAGATTCACCTGACACTtttatttgtatcgacaaaaaAGTAATTCTATCAACACAATATCTTGTGTTAGATAAACTTTCTTCTGACATATGAAGTGTATTATATTGACACAATTGTATTTTGTATCAAGAGAAACTTTCTCTTGATGGCCCTAGACCGATGCAATTGCAAGAAgtaaaaaatgttataatattatgATAATCATAGTTTCATTCTATCATGATAATTTTGtgcaagttttttcttttttttcttttttttctttttttttttttaaggattaGATTGTTTTAAGTACACTTAAAATTGTGCATCTATTTGGTTTATTCCTTTAAAAAATACCAAATCTTGGCCATagcaaaattttttaaaaaataaatcttaacgtaaacatggatcattttcatcaaatttgaacatcCTCTGAAAAACAATTGCACTGACTCAATTTTTTTCACATCTATCCTTTCGACTAGCATTTAGGGgtttcttgttcttgttttctttgaatactacgtttttttttttattcaggAATTATAGGTTTAACGATTTGAGGTTTTATATCTTGAAAAACCTCGACCAGTttgcataaaaattaaaaagagaatGGAGCTCTTTAGTGGGGGAGGAAATGACTAGTCCTGACACGTGTGAGATGTTATATGTGCAGTGCGCCCATGGACGACCAACGACGGCACCTTTTGTGAACTTGGAGGCATTGCATAAGCAGATAAAAGGAGCTGAAAATATTGGACAAAAAATGGTTCAATTGGAACGTGGAGTGGTCTGGGGCGACATGAGCTGAGCATAGAAAGGATCTGAAACACTGATCCGGCTAAATGATACGGATACAATTGGATCtaacgattcgtcaatttctaaaaatctaagatacggatacgtctaaggatgcgtcattttttatattttttttaatatatatatttctaaaaaacgaggatactgatgcgttgaagatacattttctttttctttaaaaaaaatttaggagatagataaatttagcatacaagttaataacaataacacaaaatagaatataaacattgaaatgcaatacaaaaaaatcaatatataagaTGTTGaaatacaatagttaataaaatgcaatagaaaagtgactctattgcaaagaagaagaagaagattagagggagaagtatgaagataaacgaagaacttcttcattgaattcttga encodes the following:
- the LOC120069065 gene encoding uncharacterized protein LOC120069065, whose translation is MEKNTNTNANANANTNTVSETSPDQHHDGERTPITATSPLPPARNDNVNNPTPTVVIELSSSIVVAAPESATTGDSRRRQIVDATLLDVETSSHEYIGGSSNIEQGKKRGKGDGEEQQQQVRVAKKKGELTEVPKGEPKCATCNKVFKSWKALFGHLRSHPERTYRGALPPPTAAELDIHQQLASTLLTVAQQVAASRRGLDIDLNQPSTADDGDLPEKTGGVGFDLNIKPPSDSDDEK